A genomic window from Chitinophaga pollutisoli includes:
- a CDS encoding CHC2 zinc finger domain-containing protein — MEISEIKQSLTLAQALSHYGLKPDKHARLHCPFHGDKTPSLQVYYKAQSCYCFSLNCKTYGKALTAPLL; from the coding sequence ATGGAGATATCGGAGATCAAACAAAGCCTTACGCTCGCCCAGGCGCTATCGCACTACGGGCTCAAACCGGACAAGCACGCCCGGTTACACTGCCCGTTCCACGGCGACAAGACACCAAGCCTGCAGGTGTACTACAAAGCACAGTCGTGCTATTGTTTTTCTTTGAACTGCAAAACATACGGCAAGGCGCTGACCGCTCCGCTCCTCTAG
- a CDS encoding helix-turn-helix transcriptional regulator, protein MSSFGKKLRECWDAKGLSQSELAKLLNTNHSIIGKYERDEVKPTIDVVKRLAEELETTVGFLLGETKQVNVLKDPAMLKRINDIDALPETDKQHILYALDGLLRDAKTSAAYK, encoded by the coding sequence ATGAGCAGCTTCGGTAAAAAATTAAGAGAGTGCTGGGACGCAAAGGGGCTTTCGCAAAGCGAACTGGCAAAGCTGCTCAATACAAACCACTCCATCATCGGTAAATACGAACGGGATGAGGTAAAACCCACCATTGACGTGGTAAAACGCCTCGCAGAAGAACTGGAGACGACGGTGGGGTTCCTGCTCGGCGAGACCAAACAGGTGAACGTGCTCAAAGACCCCGCCATGCTCAAAAGGATCAATGATATTGACGCTCTGCCAGAAACAGACAAACAACATATATTATACGCCCTCGATGGCCTGCTCCGAGATGCAAAGACCAGTGCAGCTTATAAATAA
- a CDS encoding RHS repeat-associated core domain-containing protein, with protein MRYRKNAVRCCRYGFNGKENDNEVKGIEGSQQDYGFRIYDSRLGRFLSVDPLTKKYAHYTPYQFSGNKPIKFIDLDGAEEFDPTFKPTGIAHMRVAKVPDGEETKSVRLGNYEMRGFISSNGSSYWIARYHHTEGDKAGLHQDEWVVGVDAFAEFAKDTKGRHNLSTWIFEYGNNLSFKEALKETFKQGWRPRNVVNGALMLAGASVALWSARNSIRPIARSSGEDMVTLYRSISKEEAESIAKTGKLSLGPGMEVKQFWQTKEGLDAWNNLPLAGEFNLEITVPKSLLGKGKPLNTAVQVDEFVGPNATIDRSQIGVVNQNLKSVNITPVKKQ; from the coding sequence GTGCGCTATAGGAAAAATGCCGTGAGGTGCTGTAGGTATGGGTTTAACGGGAAGGAGAATGATAATGAGGTCAAGGGTATCGAAGGCTCGCAGCAGGATTATGGGTTCCGTATATATGATTCAAGACTAGGACGCTTCTTGTCAGTGGATCCGTTGACAAAAAAATATGCGCATTACACTCCCTATCAATTTTCTGGGAATAAGCCGATTAAATTCATAGACTTGGATGGGGCTGAGGAGTTTGATCCTACTTTTAAGCCAACAGGGATTGCACATATGAGAGTAGCGAAAGTTCCGGATGGAGAAGAGACGAAGTCTGTGAGGTTGGGGAACTACGAAATGCGAGGGTTTATCTCATCAAATGGATCATCGTATTGGATCGCACGTTATCATCATACTGAAGGAGATAAGGCCGGCCTGCATCAGGATGAGTGGGTTGTGGGTGTTGACGCCTTTGCTGAGTTTGCGAAGGACACGAAAGGGAGGCACAATTTGTCGACCTGGATCTTCGAGTACGGGAATAACTTAAGCTTTAAAGAGGCGTTAAAGGAAACATTCAAGCAAGGTTGGAGACCTAGGAATGTGGTTAATGGAGCTTTAATGTTAGCGGGGGCATCGGTTGCACTTTGGAGTGCACGAAATTCTATTCGACCAATAGCAAGGAGTAGTGGGGAAGATATGGTAACTCTTTATCGTAGTATATCAAAAGAAGAGGCTGAAAGTATTGCGAAAACAGGAAAGCTTTCACTAGGTCCTGGAATGGAGGTGAAGCAGTTCTGGCAAACCAAAGAAGGTTTGGATGCTTGGAATAATTTACCTCTTGCGGGCGAATTTAATCTAGAAATTACAGTTCCTAAATCCTTGTTGGGTAAAGGGAAACCGCTTAATACTGCAGTTCAGGTTGATGAGTTTGTTGGTCCTAATGCTACGATAGATCGTTCGCAAATTGGGGTTGTGAATCAGAATTTGAAGTCCGTAAATATTACTCCAGTTAAAAAGCAATAG
- a CDS encoding JAB domain-containing protein gives MEIRLSKLKKTKIEARRDVHEIMRMLLRREQKIDRNREHLWVLGLAADNTILLIELVSMGSVTRTVAEPMEIYSLALQKRSVKIILVHNHPSGRLVPSPADEDMTDRMIQCGRLLHVPVEDHYIISETGYYSFAESGLLAKLERSEKYMLDYELEAKVREEGRKAGELTGERVGARDQARQIARQMKSSGYAVAEIMKLTGLSKAAVQRLKVE, from the coding sequence ATGGAGATACGATTGAGCAAACTAAAGAAAACTAAAATCGAGGCACGCCGTGACGTGCACGAGATCATGCGGATGCTGCTGCGGCGGGAACAGAAGATCGATCGCAACCGGGAACACCTGTGGGTGCTGGGGCTGGCGGCGGATAACACGATCCTGCTGATCGAGCTGGTGAGTATGGGTTCGGTGACGCGGACGGTAGCGGAGCCGATGGAAATCTACAGCCTGGCTTTACAGAAGCGGAGTGTCAAGATCATCCTGGTGCATAATCACCCGAGCGGCCGGCTGGTGCCCTCGCCGGCGGATGAGGATATGACGGACCGTATGATCCAGTGCGGCCGGCTGCTGCATGTTCCTGTGGAGGATCATTACATCATCAGTGAAACGGGTTATTACAGTTTTGCGGAGAGTGGGCTGCTGGCGAAGCTGGAACGGAGCGAAAAGTACATGCTGGATTATGAGCTGGAGGCGAAGGTCAGAGAGGAAGGACGAAAGGCTGGGGAGCTTACCGGGGAAAGGGTGGGCGCCCGGGATCAGGCGCGGCAGATAGCGCGGCAGATGAAATCGTCGGGTTACGCCGTTGCTGAAATCATGAAGCTCACGGGTCTAAGCAAAGCGGCAGTGCAGCGTTTGAAAGTAGAGTAG
- a CDS encoding tyrosine-type recombinase/integrase, which produces MTLAAYLQSRYAASTAEAYQREIVAYLSGYPGAAGAGYGDVVQWLGVVRSRYGNASTLNGILSAVKAYYGWLVASGARTDNPAKRIRLRDVRSRDIQLQDLLSPAELEALLPANGEKGRYTALDYRDRVLVGLLVYQALKPAEIAALCVADIDLDSGTVHTAGTASTNARVLRLQASQVLLLYAYLREIRPRLLKGGQTDRLLLGLRGNPMHADDIVKHVLRHYPASAQRIRQSVIALKLKAGEGLAAVQAFAGHKYPSSTERYRQAGDGELAAAVAAYHPMG; this is translated from the coding sequence ATGACACTGGCGGCTTACCTGCAATCGCGTTACGCGGCATCGACGGCTGAGGCTTACCAGCGCGAGATCGTGGCTTACCTGTCGGGGTATCCCGGTGCAGCCGGTGCTGGTTATGGGGATGTGGTGCAGTGGCTGGGCGTGGTGCGCAGCCGTTACGGCAACGCCTCGACGCTGAACGGGATACTGAGTGCGGTAAAGGCTTATTACGGCTGGCTGGTGGCCAGTGGTGCGCGTACGGACAACCCGGCAAAAAGGATCCGTTTGCGGGATGTGCGCAGCCGGGATATCCAGCTGCAGGACCTGCTATCGCCTGCGGAGCTGGAAGCGTTACTGCCGGCAAACGGTGAAAAGGGACGTTATACGGCGCTGGATTACCGCGACCGGGTGCTTGTAGGTCTTTTGGTCTACCAGGCGTTAAAACCCGCTGAAATCGCCGCGCTTTGCGTAGCGGATATCGACCTGGATAGCGGGACGGTGCACACTGCCGGCACGGCCTCGACGAATGCGCGGGTACTTCGGCTACAGGCTTCGCAGGTGCTGTTGCTTTACGCCTACCTCCGTGAAATCCGCCCGCGGCTGCTGAAAGGAGGACAAACAGACCGGTTGCTACTGGGGTTGCGGGGAAATCCCATGCATGCGGATGACATCGTGAAGCATGTGCTGCGGCATTACCCGGCCAGCGCACAGCGGATACGTCAAAGCGTGATTGCCCTCAAACTGAAAGCAGGCGAGGGGCTGGCAGCGGTACAGGCGTTTGCCGGGCATAAGTACCCGTCGAGCACGGAGCGTTACCGGCAGGCTGGTGACGGGGAACTGGCGGCGGCGGTAGCGGCTTACCACCCGATGGGATAG
- a CDS encoding tyrosine-type recombinase/integrase yields MEQLQTGALGGFRDYLRAVGYGAGSVRMLESCTREFFVFCALPPGEVQPANILSFYAYLQVRPSQRGEGVLSGKMVDHYLYSLRVFFDWRQAVGTSDHHPLSGLQLPRLGDGRRLPLSVTETGALFAAAHHEREHAVLHLLYSCGLRRSEAVALEAVDVWPDRGVLYVRRGKGARRRVVPLASRAAASLGAYLRWLSVQLPGGSQRLLVGSRGQALTGDRLCRLVRELGERAGLDAVVTPHRLRHSIATHLLARGMSLEQVRDFLGHRHADTTQIYAHFQNGGL; encoded by the coding sequence ATGGAACAGCTACAAACCGGAGCCCTGGGGGGCTTCAGGGACTACCTGCGTGCGGTGGGCTACGGCGCAGGGAGCGTGCGGATGCTGGAAAGCTGCACGCGGGAGTTCTTTGTCTTCTGTGCTTTGCCACCTGGGGAAGTGCAGCCTGCCAATATTCTGTCTTTTTACGCGTACCTGCAGGTGCGCCCTTCGCAGCGCGGGGAAGGCGTGCTCAGCGGCAAGATGGTGGATCATTACTTGTACAGCCTGCGGGTGTTCTTTGACTGGCGGCAGGCGGTAGGTACCAGTGATCACCATCCCCTGAGCGGACTACAGTTGCCCAGGCTGGGAGATGGCAGGCGGCTGCCGCTGTCGGTGACAGAAACGGGCGCCCTGTTCGCAGCCGCCCATCATGAACGGGAACATGCGGTGTTGCACCTGCTGTATAGCTGTGGCCTTCGGCGCAGTGAGGCAGTGGCGCTGGAAGCGGTGGACGTGTGGCCGGACCGGGGCGTGCTGTATGTGCGGCGTGGTAAGGGCGCCCGTCGGCGGGTAGTGCCGCTGGCCAGCCGTGCGGCGGCGAGCCTGGGGGCTTACCTGCGCTGGTTGTCGGTGCAGTTGCCGGGCGGATCGCAGCGGCTGCTGGTGGGCAGCCGTGGCCAGGCGCTGACCGGTGATCGCCTCTGTCGGCTGGTACGGGAGCTGGGCGAACGTGCGGGACTGGATGCGGTGGTGACGCCGCACCGGCTGCGGCACTCCATCGCCACGCACCTGCTGGCACGGGGTATGTCCCTGGAACAGGTGCGGGATTTTTTAGGGCACCGCCATGCGGATACGACGCAGATCTATGCTCACTTCCAAAACGGCGGCTTATGA
- a CDS encoding CHC2 zinc finger domain-containing protein, with product MDITAIKQSLPLAQVLAHYGLKPDKHARLHCPFHADKTPSLQVYYKTQSCYCFSSNCKTHGKALDVIDFVMHKEGLSKGGAIRYCRELIGGAPVAAPLTAQPRETILERMFTYFRNAVHNSKPAQDYIRSRGLDATQIEVGYNSGQFHHGRRKDDELVAACESAGLLIAWGTNVREGGQAYKVFGRGCVVFALRGKAGEIKGLYFRSITNDHDQRHFYLKDRAGLYPCYPQPDTRRLILTESVIDAAVLLQSETIRKDYSVLACYGTNGFTPEHREAVASLGNLAEIIFAFDGDAAGKAATEKYALQLRDQVPGVALSAMTLPDGEDLASLAAGHDPAVLEHLIAERQSFFTSTGTTSGTSTENTFEKELLPVYAPPIPLPVPSYPAAGVLDSRDQMRLRYTAATAVYTVQGGIPKTGDSLKVTLAIAHKGSGQKRRHKVDLYEDKQVERLAREVGVALGLDATIIADELRSLADALDGSRDEQVKAAAPQVASYPLTAAERNAALSFLQAPDLLTRLNDLLGNTGIIGEENPRLFLLLIALSHKMAQPLHALIQGSSGSGKTRLLRQISDCMPPESVTRLTRVSDKVLYNYPETYFVNRLLCLEDIDGLSEEAEFALRELQSNGELNSATSIKLDDGRITSGQKTVRGPIGSLACTTRGEIYEDNMSRVFLVAVDESVAQTGKILAYQNRVAAGAASQGDEERAKLQVRNLVRALEPLGVVNPFAGKLRLPEQAHKLRRLNDLFLSFVKMVALLHQHQRERDGQGRVIAVVSDLAAAVDIMFDSIVLKVDELDGSLRQFYEQLKAYLQKQHGKDSERSVFTLREIRHSLGVSKTQLFRYVNDLVRLEYVRITGGHVNRGFTYQVCWWDHYTGMREQVRTQLLEQLDALRNSAGVPSPERQWNASGTLESAVVA from the coding sequence ATGGATATCACAGCAATCAAACAATCACTTCCACTTGCCCAGGTGCTTGCGCACTACGGGCTTAAACCGGACAAACACGCCCGGCTGCACTGCCCGTTCCACGCGGACAAGACGCCGAGCCTGCAGGTGTATTACAAAACGCAGTCGTGCTATTGCTTTTCTTCCAACTGCAAGACGCACGGTAAGGCGCTGGATGTGATTGATTTTGTGATGCACAAGGAAGGTTTATCTAAAGGCGGAGCGATCCGGTACTGCCGGGAGCTGATCGGCGGCGCACCGGTCGCCGCTCCGCTGACCGCCCAGCCGCGTGAAACCATCCTGGAAAGAATGTTCACCTACTTCCGCAACGCGGTGCATAACAGCAAGCCTGCGCAGGATTATATCCGCAGCCGGGGGCTGGACGCCACGCAGATCGAAGTAGGGTATAACAGCGGCCAGTTCCATCACGGTCGTCGCAAGGATGACGAGCTGGTGGCCGCTTGCGAGTCCGCCGGCCTGCTGATCGCCTGGGGAACAAACGTGCGGGAAGGTGGTCAGGCGTATAAAGTGTTCGGGCGGGGTTGCGTGGTGTTCGCGCTGCGCGGCAAGGCCGGTGAAATAAAAGGCCTCTACTTCCGATCTATCACCAATGACCACGACCAGCGGCATTTTTATTTAAAAGACCGCGCCGGCCTTTATCCATGTTACCCGCAGCCGGACACCCGCCGGCTGATCCTTACGGAATCGGTGATCGACGCGGCGGTGCTGCTGCAGTCGGAAACCATCCGCAAGGATTACAGCGTGCTGGCCTGTTACGGCACCAATGGCTTTACACCGGAGCACCGGGAGGCAGTGGCTTCCCTGGGCAACCTCGCTGAGATTATCTTCGCCTTCGACGGCGACGCAGCGGGCAAAGCGGCTACAGAGAAGTACGCGTTGCAACTGCGTGACCAGGTGCCGGGCGTAGCGCTGTCGGCGATGACGCTGCCGGATGGCGAGGATCTGGCGAGCCTTGCGGCCGGCCACGATCCGGCAGTTTTGGAACACCTGATCGCCGAACGGCAATCCTTTTTTACTTCAACCGGAACTACATCCGGGACTTCAACTGAAAACACATTTGAAAAAGAATTACTCCCCGTATACGCTCCGCCGATCCCTTTACCTGTGCCGTCGTATCCGGCTGCCGGTGTACTGGACAGCCGCGACCAGATGCGGCTGCGGTACACGGCGGCCACGGCGGTGTACACGGTGCAGGGTGGTATCCCCAAGACCGGCGACAGCCTGAAGGTGACGCTGGCCATTGCGCACAAGGGTAGCGGCCAGAAGCGGCGGCACAAGGTGGACCTGTACGAGGATAAGCAGGTGGAGCGGCTGGCGCGGGAAGTGGGCGTGGCGCTGGGTTTGGATGCAACTATTATCGCTGATGAGCTGCGTAGCCTTGCCGATGCGCTGGATGGCTCCCGGGATGAGCAGGTGAAGGCAGCGGCGCCGCAGGTAGCGAGCTACCCGCTGACAGCTGCGGAACGCAACGCGGCGCTATCGTTTTTGCAGGCGCCTGACCTGCTGACTCGGCTCAATGACTTGCTGGGCAACACCGGCATTATCGGTGAAGAAAATCCGCGATTGTTTTTGCTGCTGATCGCACTGAGCCATAAGATGGCGCAGCCTTTACACGCGCTGATCCAGGGCTCGAGCGGCAGTGGCAAGACGCGGCTGCTGCGGCAGATCAGCGATTGCATGCCGCCTGAGTCTGTGACGCGGCTGACCCGTGTCAGCGATAAGGTGCTGTACAATTACCCGGAGACTTACTTCGTGAACCGGTTGCTGTGCCTGGAAGATATCGACGGCCTCTCCGAAGAAGCGGAGTTCGCATTAAGGGAACTGCAGAGCAACGGGGAACTGAACAGCGCGACGAGTATCAAGCTGGACGACGGTCGGATCACGAGCGGCCAGAAGACAGTGCGTGGCCCTATCGGCAGCCTTGCCTGCACGACGCGCGGGGAGATTTATGAGGATAACATGAGCCGGGTGTTTTTGGTGGCAGTGGATGAGAGCGTAGCGCAGACGGGAAAAATCCTGGCTTATCAGAACCGGGTAGCGGCGGGCGCTGCCAGCCAGGGCGATGAGGAGCGCGCCAAGCTGCAGGTGCGCAACCTGGTGCGGGCACTGGAGCCGCTGGGTGTGGTTAACCCCTTTGCGGGTAAACTGCGTCTCCCTGAACAGGCGCACAAGCTGCGGCGGCTCAACGACCTGTTTTTGAGTTTTGTAAAAATGGTGGCGCTGTTGCATCAGCACCAGCGGGAGCGCGACGGGCAGGGGCGGGTGATCGCGGTGGTGAGTGATCTGGCGGCGGCGGTGGATATCATGTTTGACAGCATCGTGCTGAAGGTGGACGAGCTGGACGGGAGCCTGCGGCAGTTTTACGAGCAGTTGAAAGCCTACCTGCAAAAGCAGCACGGCAAAGACAGCGAGCGGTCGGTTTTTACTTTGCGTGAAATCCGCCATTCGCTGGGTGTGAGCAAGACGCAGCTGTTCCGTTATGTGAACGACCTGGTGCGGCTGGAATACGTGCGGATCACGGGTGGTCATGTGAACCGTGGCTTTACCTACCAGGTGTGCTGGTGGGATCATTACACGGGTATGCGCGAGCAGGTGCGTACACAGTTGCTCGAACAGTTGGATGCCCTTCGGAACAGTGCTGGCGTTCCATCCCCGGAACGCCAATGGAACGCCAGTGGAACGCTGGAATCCGCTGTGGTGGCTTAA
- a CDS encoding helix-turn-helix transcriptional regulator — MSQKNKLGTRILELRKGKGWSQTELADAVGVSYAQIGRYETKDAQPPAEVLKNIADALDTTVDFLLNGNNSDRASAALQDAELIRYFKEIENMPQEDKQALVRVIAAFIRDTKTKQAYAK; from the coding sequence ATGTCGCAAAAAAACAAACTTGGAACCAGGATTTTGGAACTCCGCAAAGGAAAGGGATGGTCGCAGACCGAACTGGCCGATGCCGTGGGGGTTTCCTACGCCCAGATCGGGCGTTATGAGACAAAAGATGCCCAGCCACCGGCGGAAGTCCTCAAGAACATTGCAGATGCCTTGGATACTACCGTGGACTTTTTACTTAACGGCAACAACTCCGACAGGGCATCCGCTGCACTCCAGGACGCGGAGCTGATCCGTTATTTTAAAGAGATAGAAAACATGCCGCAGGAAGATAAACAAGCGCTCGTAAGAGTCATCGCGGCATTTATCAGGGATACTAAAACTAAGCAGGCGTACGCTAAATAA
- a CDS encoding DUF416 family protein, whose protein sequence is MAIEALNNIQNWDIQKKLTFAYLTCQRLFPNYRAFHLRFGFGEPSVLSIAINSIYNTILNAPLEKKELIKLLSDIDSQVPQPEDFDTVLASSALDACTSIESTLEFIKSPNDQLIKDISTMATDSVDMYIQESDDMDYSDKDFEQKITNHPLMQKELKIQNGIASYLNKIEKVTPEDIDTLLQLQDNNGKGNLEL, encoded by the coding sequence ATGGCTATTGAAGCATTAAATAATATTCAAAATTGGGATATACAAAAAAAACTCACTTTCGCATACCTAACTTGCCAACGCCTTTTCCCAAACTATCGCGCTTTTCATTTACGATTTGGCTTTGGAGAACCGTCAGTCCTCTCTATTGCCATTAACTCCATCTATAATACTATTCTTAATGCTCCATTAGAAAAGAAGGAACTTATAAAGTTATTATCCGACATTGATTCCCAAGTACCACAGCCCGAAGATTTCGATACTGTCCTCGCCTCCTCTGCCCTAGACGCATGCACATCAATAGAGTCCACATTAGAGTTCATTAAATCGCCGAATGATCAGCTTATAAAAGACATCTCAACTATGGCAACTGACAGTGTAGACATGTATATACAGGAAAGCGACGACATGGATTATTCCGATAAGGATTTCGAACAAAAAATCACCAATCACCCTCTAATGCAGAAAGAACTAAAAATTCAAAACGGCATTGCATCATACTTAAACAAAATTGAAAAAGTGACTCCCGAAGACATAGATACTCTTCTACAACTACAGGACAATAACGGCAAAGGAAATCTTGAACTATAA
- a CDS encoding RHS repeat-associated core domain-containing protein, with product MRYRKKVVRACRYGFNGKENDNEVKGIEGSQQDYGFRIYDPRVAKFLSVDPLTKSYPHYTPYQFAGNTPIMAIDLDGAEELPYVQKFDPHTDAFPYIAALNNGAINAVNSVIGIWNSGVEVTRSVGRGTFREDIAAEFGGYADQIKRDYYYHTTTPISQQAKDVGNYVLSPQFVEDIATAYIGGKIVPGSSKSGSKLPVLSVSTAESAPAMNLQQRAQAIHNALPEATQRRTTTAVGEAVDGAGNTKYLVGSSEERLRPAQRGVLRSNEIAVKGKGHAETTILDYASQNNLKVNSIAASRPICAGCEAALRSQNVAPASPLKSAATPMKKWDASSYIPGSSPSSGP from the coding sequence TTGCGCTATAGGAAAAAAGTTGTGCGTGCCTGTAGGTATGGGTTTAACGGAAAGGAGAATGATAATGAGGTTAAAGGTATCGAAGGCTCGCAGCAGGACTATGGGTTCCGTATTTATGATCCTAGGGTGGCGAAGTTTTTGAGTGTCGATCCACTTACAAAATCATATCCTCATTATACGCCATATCAGTTTGCAGGGAATACACCAATTATGGCGATAGACTTGGACGGTGCGGAGGAGTTGCCATATGTTCAGAAGTTCGATCCTCATACAGATGCTTTTCCTTACATAGCCGCTTTGAATAATGGAGCTATCAATGCAGTAAACTCTGTAATCGGTATATGGAATAGTGGTGTAGAGGTTACCCGTTCTGTAGGAAGGGGGACTTTTAGGGAAGATATTGCCGCAGAATTTGGAGGATATGCTGATCAGATAAAGCGAGATTACTACTATCACACTACGACTCCCATTTCTCAGCAGGCTAAGGATGTCGGTAATTATGTATTAAGCCCCCAATTTGTAGAAGATATAGCAACGGCATATATCGGAGGTAAAATTGTGCCCGGATCGTCAAAATCAGGGAGTAAGTTACCAGTACTTTCCGTGTCAACGGCAGAATCTGCGCCGGCAATGAACTTGCAACAACGTGCGCAAGCAATTCATAATGCATTACCTGAGGCGACTCAAAGGCGAACAACAACGGCGGTAGGCGAAGCTGTTGATGGAGCTGGAAATACAAAGTACTTGGTCGGTTCGAGTGAGGAACGGTTACGTCCGGCTCAACGAGGGGTATTACGTTCTAATGAAATCGCAGTGAAAGGGAAGGGGCATGCAGAGACTACTATTTTGGATTATGCAAGTCAAAATAATTTGAAAGTTAATAGCATTGCAGCGAGCCGGCCAATCTGTGCTGGTTGTGAAGCAGCCTTGAGGAGCCAGAATGTAGCTCCGGCGAGTCCGTTGAAAAGTGCGGCAACTCCAATGAAGAAATGGGATGCCAGTAGCTATATACCTGGTTCATCTCCTTCTTCTGGTCCTTAG
- a CDS encoding JAB domain-containing protein encodes MKKTKIEARQDVHEIMRMLLRREQKIDRNREHLWVLGLAADNTILLIELVSMGSVTRTIAEPMEIYSLALQKRSVKIILVHNHPSGMLKPSAADREMTDRMIQCGRLLKVPVLDHYIISDKGYYSFAEDGLLAELEQSTKYMLEYEVKALGVKEGKQIGEKNNAREIARQMKAKGYAVKEIMELTGLEKASIQRLKVS; translated from the coding sequence TTGAAGAAGACAAAAATCGAGGCGCGGCAGGACGTGCATGAGATCATGCGGATGCTGCTGCGGCGGGAACAGAAGATCGACCGCAACCGGGAACACCTGTGGGTGCTGGGGCTGGCGGCGGACAACACGATCCTGCTGATCGAGTTGGTGAGCATGGGTTCGGTTACCAGGACGATTGCGGAACCGATGGAAATCTACAGCCTGGCTTTACAGAAGCGCAGTGTAAAGATCATCCTGGTACATAACCACCCGAGCGGGATGCTGAAACCCTCTGCTGCCGACCGGGAAATGACGGATAGGATGATCCAGTGCGGCCGGCTGCTGAAAGTGCCGGTGCTGGACCATTACATCATCAGCGACAAAGGGTATTACAGTTTTGCGGAGGATGGTTTACTGGCGGAGCTGGAGCAAAGCACCAAGTACATGCTGGAATACGAGGTAAAGGCGTTGGGTGTGAAAGAAGGCAAACAGATCGGGGAAAAGAACAATGCCCGTGAAATCGCCCGTCAGATGAAGGCGAAAGGTTATGCAGTAAAGGAAATCATGGAACTGACGGGGTTAGAGAAAGCGTCTATCCAGCGGCTGAAAGTATCGTGA
- a CDS encoding tyrosine-type recombinase/integrase, producing MTLTAYLQSRYAASTAEAYGREIAAYLSGYPGAAGAGYGDVVQWLGVLRSRYGNASTLNGMLCAVKAYYGWLVASGVRTDNPAKRIRLRDVRSRDIQLQDLLSPAELEALLPANGRKGRYAALDYRDRVLVGLLVYQALKPAEIAALRVTDIDLESGTVTTAGTVSTNARVLPLQASQVLLLYAYLREIRPRLLKGVACDRLLLGLRGNPMHADDIVKHVLRHYPASAQRIRQSVIAGKLKSGEGLAVVQAFAGHKYPSSTERYRQTGEGELAAAVAAYHPMG from the coding sequence ATGACGCTCACTGCTTACCTGCAATCCCGTTACGCGGCATCGACTGCCGAAGCTTACGGGCGGGAGATCGCGGCTTACCTGTCGGGGTATCCTGGTGCAGCCGGTGCGGGTTATGGCGATGTGGTGCAATGGCTGGGCGTATTGCGCAGCCGTTACGGCAACGCCTCGACACTGAACGGGATGCTATGTGCGGTAAAGGCTTATTACGGCTGGCTGGTGGCCAGTGGTGTGCGCACGGACAACCCGGCAAAAAGGATCCGTTTGCGGGACGTGCGCAGTCGGGATATCCAGCTGCAGGATCTGCTATCGCCTGCGGAGCTGGAGGCGTTACTGCCGGCAAACGGCCGAAAGGGTCGTTATGCGGCGCTGGATTACCGCGACCGGGTGCTGGTGGGCCTTTTGGTGTACCAGGCCTTAAAACCGGCGGAAATCGCCGCGCTGCGGGTGACGGATATCGACCTGGAGAGCGGGACGGTGACCACTGCCGGCACGGTATCTACCAACGCGCGGGTACTTCCCTTGCAGGCTTCGCAGGTGCTGTTGCTTTACGCCTACCTCCGTGAAATCCGCCCGCGGCTGCTGAAGGGCGTGGCCTGCGACCGTCTGCTGCTGGGCTTGCGGGGAAATCCCATGCATGCGGATGACATTGTGAAGCATGTGCTGCGGCACTATCCGGCCAGCGCGCAGCGTATCCGCCAGAGCGTGATTGCGGGTAAGCTGAAATCCGGCGAGGGGTTGGCGGTAGTGCAGGCGTTCGCCGGGCACAAGTACCCTTCGAGCACGGAGCGTTACCGGCAGACAGGCGAAGGGGAGCTGGCAGCGGCGGTAGCGGCTTATCACCCGATGGGTTAA